Genomic segment of Mastomys coucha isolate ucsf_1 unplaced genomic scaffold, UCSF_Mcou_1 pScaffold5, whole genome shotgun sequence:
cagagaaaccctgtctcgaaaaaacgaaacaaaacaaaacaaaacaaaacaaaacaaaaaaacaaaaaaacaaaaaaaacaaaaaaaaaaaagaaaaatgaagggaaggaggaaggggaaagggtggGTGGTAACAGGGCTGAACATTTGCATCTATCCTGGCCTGAGTGTCTCCCAAGCTCAGAAGCCAGCCTATACACCAACTTCTGACAGCTGCCTCTCCCTACCAGTTATCAGAGATGACCCTCATGGTTGTAGACCAAAACAGAATATTAAAGAGCCAGGAAAAAGTGGTTTTAGTCAGGCATGGAAGCCTGACTAAGCTCAACACTCAGGCAGTAGAGGTAtgaggataaggagttcaagacaggggctggagagatggctcagcgggtaagagcattgactgctcctccagaggtcctgagttcaattcccagcaaccacatggtggctcacaaccatctgtaatgagatctgatgccctcttctggtgtgtctgaagacggcaacagtgtattcatatacataaaacaaacaaataaataaatctttttttaaaaaaaagatttatttgttttatgtacataaggacactatagctgtacagatagttgtgagccttcatctggttgttgggaattgactttaggacctctgctcgctctggtcaacccttaTTCCAGTCAGCCCCGCTCGTTCAGTTCCTACTGGatcctgtagctgtcttcagacataccagaagagggcaggcgtcagatctcattacgggtggttgtgaaccaccatgaggctgttgggatttgaactcaggatctttagaagagcagttggtgctcttacccgttaagccatctcaccagtcataaataaatctttaaaaaaaaaaaaaagttcaagacaGCCTGAGCTACGCAATAAGCTCAGAGCTACTCTGGCCTACCTGAGAATGGGTCTCAAAAAAATTGGCTTTTCTTTCAGCCCAGCAAGATACCCACTTCCcaaggatttttgttgttattgttgagacagggtttctctgtgaagccctggctgtcctggaactcccactgtgaccaggctgtcctcaaactcacagagatcctgctgcctctgcctcttgagcgctgggattaaaggcttgtgttaTAGCTAGCTGCCTTCTCCAGCCTACGTTGGGAGACTGAGGGTGTCAGGGCCTCCATACCTGCTGATGTGAACACTGAAGTCGCCCCTGATTGTCCCAGGGGCTGCTTCTGTTGAGTCGGTGTGTCCTATCATAGCCCTTGAGATGTGGACCACATTGTGACCTTCCCAGACCTACAGCACAGATATGAAGGTTTGAGGGAAGCTGGGGACCCCAGGTGCCCTGGGCTCAATCCAAGCCCTTTGCTTGGGGAGGACACCCCAAATACCGACTCCATTGCCCCTGCCCTGCTGTACCATGGCCACCACAGGCCCAGAGCTCATGTAGCTGATAAGAGCTGGGTAGAATGGCTTCCTCTGTAGGTCCCGGTAGTGCTCAGCAAGGATGTTCTCTGGTGCCTGTATGGAAAGAGGGGTGAGACCAACCCTTGGAGAATAAACCCCCAATTGGTGTCCCGAGTTTGGGGCACCTTTCAGACACACCTACAGACGCTAGCTCCCACAATGGTTACCTCCCAACCCTTGTAACTGCAAGTGCTAGGAGACTTTAGGGACACCACAGCCCAAGGGCAGATACCTGCAACATCTTCATTCCCACCAGCTTGAAGCCCCGCCTCTCAAAGCGTTGTATTACAGTCCCCACTAGCCTCCGCTGTACCCCATCTGGCTTCACAGCAACAAGCGTCCGCTCTTGGGGCCAGGGGGGCCCTCCTGTGATAAAGGACAGGTCAGGGGTGAGGATGCTCCGTCTCTCCCACCTAGATCCCAGACAGAGCTCAGACATCACAGGACTGCGAAGTTCCTGCCACaatacaaacacagacaaatacaAACGAGAGCCGCCATGGCAGTAGCAGAAGCTGCCCAAGGTGGAGATGGTTTTCCTGAAAAGGCTCAGATAACTTAAGAGCAAGAGAGGCCTGGTGATTATGCCCCTCTCCCCTGAAAAGAAAACTTAAGTCTAACCTCACGTGATTCCAGGTACTACAGTGTGTGGAGCCCAGGCTTGCCCACAAGGAGCTTATCCTTTGGGTATGGAAAAATAGCATTGAAATTAAGGAGTATTAATGTATGATGTCTAGGAGGGCTGAGTGCTGGGGACCAAGGAATCGGGCTTGAGAAGGCGGAGGAGAGAGGATGATCCACATTGTAGTACAGGAACATAGCTGCCAGGGCACGAGCGTCTCCCCCAAGACCAAATGCTACTTCTGAGAGGGTCCTAGCCCCTTGACTGTCTTACAAAAATGTACCAAAGTTAGGAGAAACACCAAGTTAGAGAAGAGGGATCAAACTCTAATCCTCAGGCCAAAATGGATGCCCATTAAACTCAACAGGCTGAAAAAAGGCGGGGGGTGTCTCCTTAACTTGCAAGTTCCCCAAGTGACAGGAGACCCAGGATAGCCCCAGAAGTCTGATGCCTGCTGGTCTGTGCTTTGGTGAGGCTATTCAATTTCCAAGATTCATGAAAGGAATGCCCTTTCCGTTTATCTGGCTCTCAGAAAACGCCTCATGAATAGCAAGGGCCGAGACCCCAGGAAATGGCCGGGTTGTCTTAGGCCTGCTCTGGCTCAGGTTTCAATATCCTGGCAACAATTGACTCCGTGGAGAGAACGTGACTAGACGTCTGCTAGTCTTCTCACTTAGGCTTCGGCTTTCTTCTGCTAAAAGCTCTGTCCCTGGCCGCAGAGGGTTCGACTTGCACAGTCCTCCGGGACAAGACCAAGCCTTTGGCTGCCGCACGTGCGCAAACAAAGGCTGCACAGCCGCCATCCGCCCAGTTCCCCACGGGTACAGGACTCACCGGAACTGGGGCGCACCAGCAGGCACTGAAAGCGTGGCCCGCACAACAGCGCCCGCAACGCGGCGCGCTCGAACAGGAAGCCCATGTTGCGGGCTGGCGCTGCACAACCCGCAGCGCTCAGAGGGCAGTGGGCGGGGCCACGCATCGACCGGCTCCGCCCCGCCTCCACCCTAAGGGCCCCGCTGGGGCTCCCCACTCTGTCCCCGGAGCTGGTAGCTTTCAAACACTTAATCTCCGTGAAAATCAGGGTGCAGCTCAGTGACTGAGCGCTTGACTGTCATGAGCAGAGCCTTGGGCCGGACCGACCCCAGTACTGCAgggaatgaaatgaaaaaatatatatacatgtgtgtgtgtgtgtgtgtgtgtgtgtgtatgtgtattttgcaGTTGCCCATTCAGTTTTTAGATTACATACTGTTTTCATACCACACAGTCAAATATTGTTATATCTGCTTTATTGAGGAGTGGCCATCGCCGCAAATACCAACTGGCTCTAACTAGGTTTGACAGTTGGATTATTTGTCAGTTCTGTTACCAAATccttaattttcaaattatctatctatctatttattggaattttttattttgtttaaatctctctctctagattaaaacaaacaaacaaacaaacttattttaaaaaacttacgccgggcagtggtggcacatgcctttaatcccagcacttgggaggcagaggcaggtggatttctgagttcgaggccagcctggtctgcagagtgagttccaggacagccagggctacacagagaaaccctgtcttgaaaaaataaaaaaaataaaaaaaaattttttttactagCAGGGTGGTAGAGGCAAGCTCTctgagaaaccctttctcaaccccctcccccagcaagaACAATTATTTCCATTGAACAGTTGTGAGCTCCTCAGGATGGGTGAAAGAAaccgaactcagatcctctgggagagcaagcACTGCTCTtgtaaccactcagccatctcccgAGCCCCACTCCTGTACCGCAGCATTTGTGTATCACAACTGGGAGCTGGGAATTGCTTTGACTTTATGACAAAGGTGTAATCAACCCCTCACTGCTGTCACTGTATTCCATACGTAGCagaggctggcttggaacttttGATCTTCATGCCTCCGCATGtgtccctagtgctgggatgagaGGGATGCTCTTTCAGACAAGActcaaattatttattcatttaacatttattttattattttatgaaatagaatCTCACAAACTGtgtgaacttgaaaaaaaatactctGCTAGGATTGGAGAGGTGGTCCAG
This window contains:
- the Nme4 gene encoding nucleoside diphosphate kinase, mitochondrial is translated as MRGPAHCPLSAAGCAAPARNMGFLFERAALRALLCGPRFQCLLVRPSSGGPPWPQERTLVAVKPDGVQRRLVGTVIQRFERRGFKLVGMKMLQAPENILAEHYRDLQRKPFYPALISYMSSGPVVAMVWEGHNVVHISRAMIGHTDSTEAAPGTIRGDFSVHISRNVIHASDSVDGAQREIELWFQSSELLNWADGGHHSSCYPA